The Edaphobacter sp. 12200R-103 genome contains a region encoding:
- the mreD gene encoding rod shape-determining protein MreD: MPSLSYTSRREIEEHSFSPVVALLVPVAAVVLQVLLSKLYWRFSMLDLPLIVVIFFAVSRRSPAVGTITGAAIGLLQDALTARPIGVNGMAKSVIGYIAASIGIQVDVDNLTTRFLMNFVFSILSSLILFLIDRRLLGLTQLHLYWGQELLRALANAFIAIPVFLLLDRTKRAE, translated from the coding sequence ATGCCCAGCCTCAGCTATACATCCCGCCGAGAGATCGAGGAGCACAGCTTCTCCCCTGTGGTGGCCCTGTTGGTTCCCGTGGCCGCTGTCGTCCTCCAGGTCCTGCTGTCCAAACTTTACTGGCGCTTTTCCATGCTGGACCTTCCGCTCATCGTGGTGATCTTCTTTGCCGTCTCTCGGCGCAGCCCCGCGGTCGGAACCATCACAGGAGCCGCGATCGGGTTGCTGCAGGATGCACTGACCGCCCGTCCCATCGGGGTCAATGGCATGGCGAAGTCGGTCATCGGTTATATTGCGGCCAGCATCGGAATTCAGGTGGATGTCGACAATCTCACCACCCGTTTTCTGATGAACTTTGTCTTTTCGATCCTCAGCAGCCTGATTCTCTTTCTGATCGACCGCAGGCTGCTGGGGCTTACGCAGCTCCACCTGTACTGGGGGCAGGAGCTTCTGCGCGCCCTGGCGAACGCATTCATCGCTATCCCTGTCTTCCTTTTGCTGGACAGGACCAAGCGAGCGGAGTGA
- the rodA gene encoding rod shape-determining protein RodA translates to MFRLSSYRDFDWVLLGFVVVLSVISVLEIKSATVHTKFHGFDHKQIGFLAIGLVLMFLISMIDYHRLLDIAPWAYGISILSLLAVKVAGQKVLGARRWINLGGGIHFQPSEWVKLVLIIVAARYFWNLAGKELSWRDIGKAVALICVPMGLVLTQPDLGTSLTYFPILVSGLFLGGIRPKQIGVIALMVVLLGGIAWKSGKRLKPYQQARINAFLDPDSDPRGSGYQIRQSLIAVGSGGIWGKGANKGTQTQGDFLPIPYTDFIFAAFCEEHGFVGAMGVLLLYFLILMRLIQNAQTAADLPGTYIIMGTVAVILFQIFVNIGMVVGLMPVTGIPLPLMSYGGSSILFTFLALGIVMNVRMRRFVN, encoded by the coding sequence ATGTTTCGTCTCTCCTCTTATCGCGATTTTGACTGGGTCCTGCTCGGATTCGTAGTCGTGCTGTCGGTGATCAGCGTGCTCGAGATCAAGTCCGCGACGGTGCACACCAAATTCCACGGCTTTGACCACAAGCAGATCGGCTTTCTTGCCATTGGTCTGGTGCTGATGTTCCTGATCTCGATGATCGACTACCATCGGCTGCTCGACATCGCTCCCTGGGCCTATGGAATTAGTATCCTCTCCCTGCTTGCGGTCAAAGTTGCCGGTCAGAAAGTCCTTGGCGCGCGCCGCTGGATCAATCTCGGAGGAGGAATTCACTTTCAGCCCTCTGAGTGGGTCAAGCTGGTCCTCATCATCGTCGCTGCCCGTTATTTCTGGAATCTTGCCGGCAAGGAGCTGTCTTGGCGCGACATCGGAAAGGCAGTCGCCCTCATCTGCGTCCCCATGGGGCTCGTTTTGACCCAACCTGACCTGGGAACCTCCCTGACCTACTTCCCCATCCTTGTTTCAGGGCTGTTTCTAGGAGGAATCCGTCCGAAGCAGATTGGGGTTATCGCCCTGATGGTCGTCCTTTTGGGAGGAATCGCCTGGAAGAGCGGGAAGCGCCTCAAGCCCTACCAGCAGGCCCGTATCAACGCCTTTCTCGATCCGGACTCCGATCCCAGGGGCTCGGGATACCAGATCCGGCAATCTCTGATCGCCGTCGGCTCCGGGGGGATTTGGGGCAAAGGCGCCAACAAGGGAACTCAGACCCAGGGCGACTTCCTTCCCATTCCCTACACGGACTTTATCTTTGCTGCTTTCTGCGAGGAACACGGTTTTGTCGGAGCCATGGGGGTCCTGCTGCTCTACTTCCTCATCCTGATGCGCCTGATCCAGAACGCCCAGACGGCGGCCGATCTTCCCGGTACGTACATCATCATGGGGACCGTTGCGGTCATCCTGTTTCAAATCTTTGTCAACATTGGTATGGTGGTCGGACTGATGCCGGTCACGGGCATTCCGCTTCCGCTAATGAGCTACGGCGGATCGTCCATCCTGTTCACCTTCCTCGCGCTGGGAATTGTAATGAACGTCAGGATGCGTCGCTTCGTGAACTAG
- a CDS encoding alpha-L-fucosidase, with protein sequence MSSGYLSRRSMVKQSCLAAAATASPLAALLRAQTGIASGNQIMSGKYLPTWESLKQWQMPEWFRDAKFGIWAHWSAQCVPEQGDWYARNMYIQGSPQYEYHCRTYGHPTKVGFKEIDHLWKAERWQPEQLMDLYIKTGAKYFYALGCHHDNLDCFDSTYHQWNTTRVGPGKDIVGTWEKLARQRGLRFGISNHSSHAWHWFQPAYGYDPEGAFAGRRYDAYTLTKGDGRGTWWEGLDPQELYTGRNIVMPDGIQTVANANAWHASGDGKWHEEPPPANPAFTRNWFLRCKEMIDKYKPDMLYFDDTELPLGQAGLDIVAHYYNANMSWHNGHEEAVVAAKEYTPAHMGATMLDIERGRAQGILEAPWQTDTCIGDWHYRRSLFEEHAYKRPSTVAQMLIDIVSKNGNLMLNIPVRGDGSIDEDEHEFLRDFGAWMAVHGEAIYGTRPFTIYGEGPPDVIGSHNFNELRSRPYTAEDIRFTCKGDQLYAFALGWPSDGVLRVKSLHKGNSVLPQPIGAIEMLGYKGLLNFKQDAASLEIRFPARNPEALDVYALKILR encoded by the coding sequence ATGAGTTCAGGCTATCTGTCCCGTCGATCGATGGTAAAGCAGAGCTGTCTTGCCGCGGCTGCTACGGCGTCGCCGCTCGCCGCACTTCTCCGCGCACAGACTGGGATCGCTAGTGGCAACCAGATCATGAGCGGTAAATACCTCCCGACATGGGAGTCGCTGAAGCAATGGCAAATGCCTGAGTGGTTTCGGGATGCAAAGTTCGGCATATGGGCTCATTGGAGCGCGCAATGTGTACCCGAACAGGGCGATTGGTACGCTCGTAACATGTACATCCAGGGGAGCCCGCAATACGAGTATCACTGCAGAACCTACGGGCACCCCACGAAGGTCGGATTCAAGGAAATTGATCACCTATGGAAGGCCGAACGATGGCAGCCCGAACAGTTGATGGATCTATATATCAAGACGGGAGCAAAGTACTTTTATGCCCTCGGCTGTCATCACGACAATCTTGACTGCTTCGATTCCACCTATCACCAGTGGAACACTACCCGGGTCGGACCTGGGAAAGATATCGTCGGGACCTGGGAGAAGCTGGCTCGTCAGCGTGGTTTGCGCTTTGGCATCTCCAATCACTCTTCGCATGCGTGGCATTGGTTCCAGCCGGCATACGGCTACGATCCGGAAGGTGCCTTCGCGGGTCGGCGCTACGATGCTTACACACTGACCAAGGGTGACGGCCGCGGTACATGGTGGGAAGGACTCGACCCACAGGAGCTCTACACCGGCCGTAACATCGTCATGCCGGATGGTATCCAGACCGTGGCGAACGCAAATGCGTGGCACGCCAGCGGCGATGGCAAGTGGCACGAGGAGCCGCCGCCTGCGAACCCTGCCTTCACCCGGAACTGGTTTCTGCGCTGCAAGGAGATGATCGACAAATACAAGCCGGACATGTTGTATTTCGATGACACAGAGCTACCACTCGGCCAGGCGGGCCTCGACATTGTTGCGCACTACTACAACGCAAATATGAGTTGGCACAACGGACACGAAGAGGCCGTCGTGGCAGCAAAGGAGTACACGCCTGCGCACATGGGTGCCACCATGCTGGACATCGAACGAGGTCGAGCCCAGGGAATTCTGGAAGCCCCGTGGCAAACCGATACTTGTATCGGCGATTGGCACTACCGCCGCTCCCTGTTTGAGGAGCACGCTTACAAACGTCCGAGCACGGTCGCGCAGATGCTGATCGACATCGTTAGTAAGAATGGCAACCTGATGCTCAACATTCCCGTGAGAGGAGATGGCTCCATCGATGAGGATGAGCACGAATTCCTACGCGATTTCGGTGCCTGGATGGCTGTTCATGGTGAGGCCATCTACGGGACGCGACCGTTTACGATCTATGGCGAAGGCCCTCCTGACGTGATAGGTTCACATAATTTCAACGAACTGAGATCAAGGCCATACACCGCAGAAGACATCCGGTTTACCTGTAAGGGAGATCAGCTTTATGCCTTCGCACTCGGCTGGCCATCGGATGGGGTGTTGCGTGTAAAGAGTCTCCACAAAGGCAACTCGGTTTTGCCTCAACCTATTGGCGCCATTGAGATGCTTGGATATAAGGGGCTGCTGAACTTTAAGCAGGACGCAGCATCGCTCGAAATCCGATTTCCTGCACGCAACCCGGAGGCCCTCGACGTTTATGCGTTGAAGATCCTTAGGTGA
- a CDS encoding glycoside hydrolase family 3 C-terminal domain-containing protein translates to MRSRFFFTMVVISAVSIPAQETSAPQPWMNPRLSPDQRADLVVHQLTLPEKIQLVHGIGWGPLRPGDPVPPDNNGGAGEVQGIPRLGIPSLQQADSAVGVRMAAAQSRYATLLPSVLGAAASWDVKAAHLYGDIIGRELRAQGYNQSIGGGVNLARDPRNGRLFEYPGEDPLLAGVTVGHVIQGIQANKVMADIKHYAFNDQETGRTVVDVHISRKSAHESDLLAFELGIRIGQPSSVMCSYNKVEGDWSCENKWLLNDVLKGEWKFPGFVVSDWEATHSTTKAALAGLDMEMPGSQFFGTPLEDAVRNGKVPQARLDDMVHRLLRSMFAAGVIDDPSLPRKVVDPFRGRDDAQQIEEESIVLLKNNRGALPLVANRLQRVVVIGAHADVGVISGGGSAQVDAPGGNAISPDKPTKWGEAVYFPSSPLRYIREHAPNAQVSFDAGTDPAMAAQAARGADAVLIFADQYMSEGGDAPTLALPGNQNALIAAVAKANPHTLVILETGNPVSMPWIDDVQGVLEAWYPGIGGGQAIANVLFGSVDPSGKLPITFPRSEKDLPHPRIFGMTYKTPANGGLPEHWVSEEKTASFPADYTEGVRFGYKWFESEQKQPLFPFGFGLSYTHFTYDDLQIDSDKKQVHFRVRNDGQRSGTEVAQAYVQLPPSSGEKFMRLAGWGRVTLAPGASHQVTVQLEPLALASWNEPAEKWDWTHGDYTVKVGRSSADIALSGHLRMQ, encoded by the coding sequence TTGAGATCTCGCTTTTTCTTCACGATGGTCGTCATCAGTGCTGTCTCCATTCCTGCGCAGGAGACATCTGCACCACAGCCCTGGATGAATCCTCGACTGTCCCCAGATCAGCGGGCCGATCTGGTCGTCCACCAGCTCACACTGCCGGAGAAGATTCAGCTAGTGCACGGAATAGGATGGGGACCCCTGAGGCCCGGCGACCCGGTTCCTCCTGACAACAATGGAGGTGCCGGTGAGGTGCAGGGCATTCCACGTCTCGGCATCCCCTCCCTGCAACAAGCTGACTCGGCTGTCGGCGTCAGAATGGCAGCCGCGCAGAGCCGGTATGCCACACTGCTGCCAAGTGTGCTCGGCGCCGCAGCGAGTTGGGATGTCAAGGCGGCGCACCTCTACGGAGATATCATCGGCCGCGAACTCCGTGCGCAGGGTTACAACCAGTCGATCGGCGGGGGCGTCAATCTGGCTCGCGATCCACGCAATGGCCGTCTCTTTGAATACCCCGGTGAAGATCCGTTGCTAGCAGGGGTCACCGTCGGTCACGTCATCCAGGGCATACAGGCAAATAAAGTGATGGCCGACATCAAGCATTATGCGTTCAACGATCAGGAGACGGGCCGCACAGTCGTTGATGTGCATATATCCAGGAAGTCTGCGCACGAAAGCGACCTCCTCGCCTTCGAGCTGGGTATACGCATCGGGCAACCGTCAAGCGTCATGTGCTCCTACAACAAGGTCGAGGGTGACTGGTCCTGCGAAAACAAGTGGCTGCTGAATGACGTGCTCAAGGGCGAGTGGAAGTTTCCCGGCTTCGTTGTCTCTGACTGGGAGGCCACTCACTCCACGACGAAGGCGGCACTCGCCGGTCTCGATATGGAGATGCCTGGATCACAGTTCTTCGGTACTCCTCTAGAAGACGCCGTGCGTAACGGCAAGGTACCTCAGGCGCGGTTGGACGACATGGTGCACCGATTATTGCGATCCATGTTTGCCGCCGGTGTCATTGACGATCCATCCCTTCCGCGAAAGGTTGTCGATCCCTTCCGGGGAAGGGATGACGCACAGCAAATCGAGGAAGAAAGCATCGTTCTGCTCAAGAACAACCGCGGCGCTCTACCGCTGGTTGCAAATAGATTGCAACGCGTCGTGGTCATCGGCGCCCATGCTGATGTAGGTGTAATCTCGGGGGGCGGCTCCGCACAAGTCGACGCACCGGGTGGCAACGCAATCTCACCCGATAAGCCTACGAAGTGGGGCGAGGCTGTCTACTTCCCGTCTTCTCCTCTACGTTACATTCGCGAGCATGCGCCCAACGCTCAAGTCAGCTTCGATGCGGGCACAGACCCAGCCATGGCGGCGCAGGCGGCCAGGGGCGCGGATGCCGTACTCATCTTCGCCGATCAGTATATGAGCGAAGGCGGAGACGCGCCTACCCTAGCGCTACCGGGGAATCAGAACGCATTGATCGCCGCGGTCGCAAAAGCAAATCCGCACACCTTGGTGATTCTGGAAACAGGCAATCCCGTGTCAATGCCTTGGATTGATGACGTACAAGGGGTGTTGGAGGCGTGGTATCCGGGGATCGGCGGGGGACAGGCCATCGCCAACGTACTCTTTGGCTCTGTGGATCCGTCCGGCAAATTGCCAATCACCTTTCCGCGTAGCGAAAAAGATCTACCACATCCCCGGATTTTCGGCATGACCTACAAAACCCCCGCAAACGGTGGGCTACCTGAGCATTGGGTATCGGAAGAGAAAACCGCTAGCTTCCCGGCCGATTACACCGAGGGTGTTCGCTTCGGCTACAAATGGTTCGAATCCGAGCAGAAGCAACCCCTTTTTCCGTTTGGATTCGGGCTTAGTTACACGCACTTCACTTATGACGATCTTCAGATTGACAGCGACAAAAAGCAGGTTCATTTCCGCGTACGGAACGATGGACAACGGTCCGGGACCGAGGTCGCGCAGGCATATGTACAACTGCCTCCCTCCTCAGGGGAAAAGTTCATGCGGCTTGCCGGGTGGGGAAGGGTCACACTTGCACCGGGCGCTTCACACCAAGTCACGGTACAACTTGAGCCTCTTGCACTTGCCTCATGGAATGAGCCTGCGGAAAAATGGGATTGGACACACGGCGACTACACGGTAAAGGTAGGACGGTCCTCCGCAGACATCGCTTTGAGTGGGCATCTCAGGATGCAATGA
- a CDS encoding fibronectin type III-like domain-contianing protein: MKAFQRIHLAAGQTHAIELEVPIPSLAYWNTAARRFIVEADRIQVRVGGSSDSLPLQADAVVSDR; this comes from the coding sequence GTGAAGGCGTTTCAGCGCATTCACCTCGCAGCGGGGCAAACCCATGCCATCGAACTTGAAGTGCCCATACCGAGCCTCGCTTACTGGAATACGGCTGCGCGCCGGTTTATCGTGGAGGCGGACCGGATCCAGGTTCGGGTAGGCGGCTCCAGCGATTCGCTGCCGCTCCAAGCAGACGCGGTTGTCTCCGATCGGTAA
- the mreC gene encoding rod shape-determining protein MreC has translation MESFFTRFKNVLVLVIVLLAQTIGLAIQVRQAPDGGAPEGKKVTLLRTWVVGAIAPVEKLFHGVGFNIRYAWSNYIDLRNTRQQNRELKDEVARLRLEQAELAQDALQGQRLQTLLNFQRHYVTSTVAAQVIGTSGTDQSRILYIDKGSEDGLKVDQAVITPDGIVGKIRETMSHTSQVLLINDLSSGAGVLLASTRIRGILHGSQEGHVVINNLTPDSRIKPGERVLTSGGDQIYPRGLNVGTIESITPDPDHQPYTLIAIKPSANLFQLEEVLVITGTQDQLPSLAQKDLAKGAATAKQMEEEKAAAEEAAEEAAAQSAAQIIAEKLPSLHEDQKPADGTAPVTPATVNLPVPKPVPTLHPDRYTPGATPPASSLKPGAENQETTYPAAPTPSAQPSREQNSSAAPTAPGETELRPKPADPGPDN, from the coding sequence ATGGAGTCCTTCTTCACACGATTCAAAAATGTGCTGGTCCTGGTGATTGTGCTGTTGGCGCAGACCATCGGTCTGGCCATCCAGGTACGCCAGGCTCCCGACGGCGGCGCGCCGGAAGGGAAGAAGGTTACTCTGCTTCGCACCTGGGTTGTCGGAGCGATCGCACCTGTGGAAAAACTCTTTCATGGAGTCGGTTTCAACATCCGCTATGCCTGGTCCAACTACATCGACCTTCGCAATACCCGTCAGCAGAACCGGGAGCTGAAAGACGAGGTGGCCCGCCTCCGTCTGGAACAGGCAGAATTGGCGCAGGATGCTCTGCAGGGGCAGCGCCTTCAGACCCTGTTGAACTTCCAGCGTCATTATGTAACCTCCACCGTGGCGGCCCAGGTCATCGGCACCAGCGGCACCGATCAATCCCGTATTCTCTACATTGATAAAGGCAGTGAGGATGGGTTGAAGGTGGACCAGGCCGTTATCACGCCCGATGGCATCGTCGGCAAGATCCGGGAGACGATGTCGCATACCTCCCAGGTTCTGCTGATTAACGATCTCAGCTCTGGCGCCGGTGTTTTGCTGGCCTCCACCCGCATCCGGGGAATCCTGCACGGCAGTCAGGAAGGCCACGTCGTGATCAATAATCTGACCCCGGACTCCCGCATCAAGCCGGGGGAGAGGGTGTTGACCTCGGGTGGCGACCAGATCTACCCGCGCGGGCTCAACGTTGGAACAATTGAGTCCATCACGCCCGATCCCGACCACCAGCCCTACACCCTGATCGCCATCAAGCCGTCTGCTAACCTCTTCCAGCTCGAGGAGGTTCTCGTGATCACCGGAACCCAGGACCAGCTTCCTTCTCTGGCCCAGAAGGACCTGGCTAAAGGTGCGGCCACAGCGAAGCAGATGGAAGAGGAAAAGGCCGCTGCAGAAGAGGCGGCCGAGGAGGCTGCTGCCCAGTCGGCAGCACAGATCATCGCCGAAAAACTGCCCAGCCTTCATGAAGACCAGAAGCCGGCGGACGGCACCGCCCCGGTTACTCCTGCGACCGTCAATCTTCCCGTCCCGAAACCGGTTCCCACGCTCCATCCCGACCGTTACACCCCCGGAGCGACGCCTCCGGCCTCTTCTCTGAAGCCGGGAGCAGAAAATCAGGAGACGACCTACCCGGCAGCTCCGACACCTTCAGCTCAACCCAGCCGCGAACAGAATTCCAGTGCGGCTCCAACTGCGCCGGGGGAAACGGAGCTCCGCCCCAAGCCGGCGGACCCCGGTCCTGACAACTGA
- the mrdA gene encoding penicillin-binding protein 2, which yields MELNPQTELAAGKAEKLPVAKLHIAQYIVAAVLLVLSIGLWRLEVVSADNFRALAQANRIRKVPVMAPRGRLFDREGRLLVDNYPSVSCYLLREQIKDLNADLPMIAAGLHLTVEQIQAAVKRFQSAPKYQPIPLKQDITPDEQAFIEAHRNELPELETLEEQRRVYPRGGFAAHLIGYVGEISEEDLNKEKYAFYQPGDVVGKSGVEATYDALLRGVDGSRDVIVNSHGKEIGQMGETMAIPGKDIRLTIDLDVQMAAEKAMEGKTGAAIALDPHTGEILALVSRPTFDPNEFSVRLSRSYWNEILNNPDHPLLDKAIQAQLAPGSTFKIIMSYAGLEENEAQNLRVMCNGGATFYGHFFACDKRHGMVDIDHAIPWSCDVFYYTLANKLGIDTIAKYADALGFGERTGVDLPDEAAGTMPSTAWKMKTFHEKWYAGEVISVGIGQGAVAATPLQLARAIGGIASGGILHRPHLVFPDEVPPDQLEAIHETFPGSGEKTVPMTSENWQIITDAMAATTVTGTAAASHLEGIDFAGKTGTAQVMSHAALARSGGGHKTVPNAWFVGMAPRRNPDIVVAVLWENGDWGANSAKLGAQIINAYVTKQRRRENNLRIAQAAPPAPSGVATPGQNGEPASPEGAPQSN from the coding sequence ATGGAACTGAATCCGCAAACCGAGCTGGCCGCGGGAAAGGCAGAGAAGCTGCCGGTGGCCAAACTGCATATCGCCCAGTACATCGTGGCCGCGGTCCTGCTCGTCCTCTCCATCGGTCTGTGGCGGCTTGAGGTCGTCAGCGCCGACAACTTCCGCGCGCTGGCCCAGGCCAACCGCATCCGCAAGGTTCCAGTCATGGCGCCTCGGGGAAGGCTCTTCGACCGCGAGGGACGCCTTCTGGTCGACAACTATCCGTCCGTCTCCTGCTATCTTTTGCGCGAACAGATAAAAGACCTGAATGCTGATCTTCCCATGATCGCCGCGGGACTTCACCTCACAGTCGAGCAGATCCAGGCGGCGGTCAAGCGTTTTCAATCGGCGCCGAAGTATCAGCCCATTCCGCTCAAGCAGGACATCACTCCCGACGAACAGGCATTTATCGAGGCCCACCGTAACGAGCTTCCAGAGCTTGAGACCCTTGAGGAGCAGCGCAGGGTCTATCCGCGCGGTGGCTTCGCCGCACACCTGATCGGCTACGTGGGCGAGATTTCCGAAGAAGACCTTAATAAGGAGAAGTACGCCTTCTACCAGCCCGGCGACGTCGTCGGAAAGTCCGGCGTCGAGGCCACGTACGACGCTCTTCTGCGAGGCGTCGATGGAAGCCGCGATGTCATCGTCAACTCTCACGGAAAAGAGATCGGGCAGATGGGCGAGACGATGGCCATCCCCGGCAAGGATATTCGCCTGACCATTGACCTCGACGTCCAGATGGCAGCCGAGAAGGCGATGGAGGGCAAAACCGGCGCCGCCATCGCGCTGGACCCGCATACGGGTGAGATTCTGGCGCTGGTCTCCCGGCCCACCTTCGATCCCAACGAATTCTCCGTCCGGCTCAGCCGAAGCTACTGGAACGAGATTCTCAACAACCCCGACCATCCTCTGCTGGATAAGGCGATCCAGGCGCAGCTCGCTCCCGGATCGACCTTCAAGATCATCATGTCCTACGCCGGGCTTGAGGAGAACGAGGCCCAGAACCTGCGCGTCATGTGCAACGGCGGGGCCACCTTCTACGGTCATTTCTTCGCCTGCGACAAGCGCCACGGGATGGTCGACATCGATCATGCGATCCCGTGGTCGTGTGACGTCTTCTATTACACGCTGGCCAACAAGCTTGGGATCGACACCATCGCGAAGTACGCGGATGCACTTGGCTTCGGTGAGAGAACGGGGGTGGATCTGCCCGACGAGGCGGCTGGCACGATGCCCTCAACTGCCTGGAAGATGAAGACCTTTCACGAGAAGTGGTACGCCGGCGAGGTGATCTCCGTCGGCATCGGCCAGGGAGCCGTTGCCGCGACGCCTCTCCAGCTTGCCAGGGCCATCGGGGGCATCGCCTCAGGCGGCATTCTGCATCGTCCGCATCTTGTCTTTCCCGATGAGGTTCCACCCGATCAGCTTGAGGCTATCCATGAGACCTTCCCAGGCTCGGGAGAGAAGACGGTCCCCATGACTTCGGAGAACTGGCAGATCATCACCGATGCGATGGCCGCAACAACCGTCACCGGGACCGCCGCGGCCTCGCACCTGGAGGGAATCGACTTTGCCGGCAAGACCGGTACGGCGCAGGTGATGAGCCATGCAGCCCTCGCGCGCAGCGGTGGCGGCCACAAGACCGTTCCGAACGCGTGGTTTGTGGGAATGGCCCCGCGTCGGAATCCGGACATTGTCGTCGCTGTTCTGTGGGAGAACGGCGACTGGGGAGCAAACTCCGCCAAGCTCGGCGCCCAGATCATCAATGCCTACGTCACCAAGCAGCGCCGTAGGGAAAATAATCTCCGCATCGCCCAGGCTGCTCCACCTGCTCCATCTGGTGTCGCTACCCCCGGCCAGAATGGCGAACCAGCCTCCCCCGAGGGAGCGCCGCAAAGCAACTAA